A genomic segment from Triplophysa dalaica isolate WHDGS20190420 chromosome 22, ASM1584641v1, whole genome shotgun sequence encodes:
- the LOC130411835 gene encoding C3a anaphylatoxin chemotactic receptor, producing the protein MNLTSDPNTTGYFYPYDHFLDESDVNPVSAEVKWSLKLTSFIFYCLTFFLGVPGNAFVIYIAGLKMKRTINTTWFLNLAIADLLCCLSIPFSLAEMLLDHHWPYGSVMCKILPSVVVVNMFASVFTLNLISLDRFVQVITPIWAQNHRSLTLARMSCAVAWLLALCLSLPFMIIRETYTYEDFNITLCTSHGNDQGDNFQTSEVLSIVRFVFGFLVPLLCIVTCYSIIARKLRRSSFRSGRALRIMLAVIVAFFLCWLPYHGVDLIRFYGGEWSSKVALGLDPLAISVAYVNSCLNPVLYVFMGQDFKEKVRLSLRRVFERAFSEDTTHSSPSTHSQQTNSNTLV; encoded by the coding sequence ATGAATCTAACGTCTGATCCCAACACGACTGGATATTTTTATCCATATGATCATTTTCTTGATGAAAGTGATGTCAACCCTGTGTCTGCGGAGGTCAAGTGGTCTTTAAAACTAACTTCTTTCATCTTCTACTGCCTGACGTTTTTCCTCGGAGTGCCCGGCAATGCATTTGTCATCTACATCGCCGGCCTGAAGATGAAGAGGACCATCAACACAACGTGGTTCCTCAATCTAGCCATCGCAGACCTCCTGTGCTGTCTTTCCATCCCGTTCAGTTTGGCCGAGATGCTTCTGGATCATCACTGGCCGTACGGATCTGTCATGTGCAAGATTCTTCCCTCTGTTGTAGTCGTCAACATGTTTGCCAGCGTCTTCACGTTGAACCTGATCAGTCTGGATCGGTTCGTGCAGGTGATAACACCAATCTGGGCTCAGAACCATCGCAGCCTGACGCTTGCCCGGATGTCCTGTGCGGTGGCCTGGCTCCTGGCGTTGTGTCTCAGTTTGCCCTTCATGATAATCAGAGAAACGTACACTTATGAAGATTTCAACATCACGCTATGCACATCTCACGGCAATGACCAAGGGGACAATTTTCAAACGTCGGAGGTGTTGAGCATCGTCAGGTTTGTGTTCGGGTTCCTCGTTCCTCTCCTGTGCATCGTCACGTGTTACAGCATCATTGCTCGAAAGTTAAGAAGGAGCAGTTTTCGCTCCGGCCGAGCGCTTCGCATCATGTTGGCTGTCATCGTGGCCTTTTTTCTGTGCTGGTTGCCGTATCACGGTGTGGATTTGATCCGGTTTTACGGTGGAGAATGGAGCTCCAAGGTGGCCTTGGGCCTGGATCCTCTGGCCATCTCTGTGGCGTACGTCAACAGCTGCCTGAACCCGGTTCTGTACGTTTTCATGGGTCAGGATTTTAAAGAGAAGGTTCGACTTTCTCTCAGACGTGTTTTTGAAAGAGCCTTCTCAGAGGACACCACGCACAGTTCACCATCCACACACTCACAGCAAACAAACTCAAACACACTCGTTTGA